A section of the Telopea speciosissima isolate NSW1024214 ecotype Mountain lineage chromosome 3, Tspe_v1, whole genome shotgun sequence genome encodes:
- the LOC122654720 gene encoding CASP-like protein 4A3, translated as MKEGMAAKPNPKGIETKMNSSTLRSHLEEEDYSSAPESPVENHQQEKSPPPSLRPPRPPPSYVSAHESPAENNQREKSPSRPPPLSYRSVHESPAQNNQREKSSSPPPLSLSKAIVPADRYSHDHGSYPLLSAKELPPPEAQSQPQPQPQPQPQQRNVGVKPGSPVVVVNRSMREEMAVVTKVDPGGDGVGERGDRRSKAVSSILKKTRREGAVKRSALAIRVCEVVFCLISFSVMGADKTKGWAGDSFDRYKEYRYCISVNIIGFVYAGFQAYDMAYHLITAKHIIHHPLRFHLDFSLDQMMTYLLISASSSAATRVDDWVSNWGKDEFTTMASASIAMSFLAFCSFAISSLISGYHLCTRNFT; from the exons ATGAAAGAAGGAATGGCAGCGAAACCAAATCCAAAAGGTATAGAGACGAAGATGAATTCATCGACTCTCCGCTCACATCTAGAAGAAGAGGACTACAGTTCTGCTCCTGAGAGCCCAGTAGAGAATCATCAACAAGAGaaatctcctcctccttctcttcgtCCTCCTCGTCCTCCTCCATCTTACGTTTCTGCTCATGAGAGCCCAGCAGAGAATAATCAACGGGAGAAGTCTCCTTCTCGTCCTCCTCCTCTATCCTACCGTTCTGTTCATGAGAGTCCGGCACAGAATAACCAACGGGAGaagtcttcttctcctccccctctttctctaTCCAAGGCGATCGTGCCCGCCGATCGATATTCCCATGACCATGGGTCCTATCCCTTACTATCTGCAAAGGAATTACCGCCGCCGGAGGCCCAATCGCAGCCACAACCACAACCACAACCACAGCCACAGCAACGGAACGTGGGGGTGAAGCCGGGATCGCCGGTTGTGGTGGTGAATAGGTCGATGAGGGAGGAGATGGCGGTGGTGACCAAGGTGGAtcctggtggtg ATGGAGTAGGGGAGAGAGGAGATCGAAGATCCAAAGCGGTATCGTCGATTCTGAAGAAGACGAGAAGAGAAGGGGCAGTGAAGCGGTCGGCTTTGGCGATTAGGGTATGTGAGGTGGTCTTCTGCTTGATTTCCTTTTCCGTCATGGGCGCCGATAAGACGAAGGGCTGGGCCGGTGATTCCTTCGATCGTTACAAAGAATACAG GTACTGTATATCAGTGAATATCATAGGGTTTGTATACGCTGGATTTCAGGCGTACGATATGGCGTATCATCTTATCACGGCAAAGCATATCATCCATCATCCCCTCCGTTTCCACTTGGACTTTTCCCTTGATCAG ATGATGACTTATCTGTTGATATCGGCATCGTCATCGGCGGCTACCAGGGTGGACGATTGGGTATCAAACTGGGGGAAGGACGAGTTCACAACAATGGCCAGTGCTTCCATTGCTATGTCCTTCCTTGCCTTTTGCTCTTTTGCCATCAGTTCCCTCATCTCTGGATACCATCTCTGCACCCGCAATTTTACCTGA